The genomic region GACAATTTCAGGCAACAAGACCGGCATTGAACTGCAAAAGACAGATGCCAAAATTTCCCTAAGCAGCATCTTTCAAAACACTGACGGCATTGTAATAAGAGAGTTTTCAGGAGAGCTCAAAGACAATAATATTATTGACAACAGCAGGAATATTTTTTCCGAAGCCCCTGTGAAAATCTCAGCGAATTACCTGGGCTCCATAAACATTGATGAGATGAAAGTTAGCGGAATAAGCCTGACAAAAACCTATGACAACAAAATTCCTGACGGAAAAATCGTGGATGCCATTTCAAACCCATATGCCTCACTCTCACAGGAAGAAAGGCAGAAAAAGGCGCTGGAACTTATAATTGAAGCCGGCGGTTATTTCAGACAGAGCAATTACGGCAAGGCATCCAGCCGCTTTGAAGAGGCGCTCAAAGCATTTCCCACTGCTGACACTTACTACTATCTGGCCCTCAGTTATCAGGGCATGAAAGAGGATGAAAAGGCGCTGAAGTATCTGAAGGAAGGCGTTGAAAAATTCCCCAAGGATTCAACGCTCCAGAAAGCGCTGGGGCTGATGTATTATCAGGCGGGCAATGAAACAGATGCAAAGAAGGCATTTGAAGAGGTCATAAGACTAAGCCCCGAGGACAGACAGGTGAAGTTTCTGCTTGAAAGGATGGGAAAGTAAAAAAACAACGGCGTTCAATAAAAAGATAAAAGCGTTCAAATAGTTTAAATCGTTTAACCTTGTTCAAGTTAAAAGACAACGGCGTTCAAGCTGTTCAACATTGTTTAACATGGTTCAAAATTGAACGGCTTAAACAATTTAAACAATGTTGAACCTGTTGTTTGCTGTTTTTGAACTGTTTAAACAATGTTAAACAATCTTGAACGGTATTTTTATAGCTTGAACAATCTTGAACTTGTAGTTTTGTTGAACGGATTAAACGATTTGAACAACGTTGAACGGTCTTTAGTAGTTTGAACAATTTTGAACCTGTAGTTGTTATTGAACTGCTTAAACAATGTTGAACAATCTTGAACCGCTTTTACTATACGGAGGTTTCATGCTCGCAAAATATTTTGAAGACCTTGAAATATGGCAGCTATCAAGAAATATGACAAATGCAATTTACACTCTGACAAAAAATGAGCGGTTTGCAAAAGATTACGGACTTACAGACCAGATAAGAAGGGCGTCGGTTTCTGTAATGTCAAATATTGCCGAAGGCTTTGAGCGCGGAGGAAATCAGGAGTTTATCCAGTTTTTATATATTGCAAAAGGCTCCTGCGGCGAGGCAAGAACTCAGCTCTATATTGCATTGGATCAGGGATATGTTGATAAAGAGAAGTTCAATGAATTGTTTAATTCTTTCAAAAAACTATCTGTTATGATTAGCAATCTTATTGACCACTTAAAGGGAAGTAAATTTAGAGGCGAAAAATACAAAAAACCTCCTGTAAAATCAATGCGTGAGGAAATGGAGGAAATAGAAAGAGAACTGGGGATAAAAAGATAACGGCGTTCAAGCTGTTCAAAATTGTTTAAAATGGTTCAAGATTGAACGGCTTGAACTATTTGAACCATGTTGAACCTGTTGTTGTTATTGAACGGCTTAAACTGCTTAAACAATGTTGAACGGTCAGTTATAGATTTGAACTTGTAGTTATTGAACTGCTTAAACAATTTTGAACTTATAGTTAGTTTGAACAATCTTGAACCGTTCATTTTAACGTTTGACATTGCAATGATGTATGATGTAAGATGTAACCAGAGGTGAAACATATGGAAACAGCAAAGCACAGAACGCAGATATCCCTTGAAGACTGGCAATATCAAATATTGCTTGAGATGTCAAAAAAGGAAAAAAAAAGCCTCTCCTGCATTATCAGAGAGTTTTTATCTGAAAAATTTTCAAAACAGGTTGTAAAAACAAAAAAAGATTCCGTGTGGAACATTATAGGTATTGGTTCCGGTGATGGGTCTCCTGTTGCAAGAGAGCATGACCAATTCCTGTATGCAAAAAGAAAAAAGAAGTGAAAAGGCTATTTGTGGATACAGGGGCGTGGTATGCCCTTGTTGACAAAAATGACCCTGACCATAAAAACGCTGAACATTTTTTGAGAAACAACAAAATTCCTCTTCTAACAACAAATTTTGTGTTCGATGAGGCTATTACTCTGCTTCGGAGCCGCCTTGGATGGAACATTGCAAAGGAGTTTGGACAAAGGCTTAAGGACAGCCAATTTATTAGCCTTATCACAGTAAAAGACGACGATGAAGAAAATGCCTGGGAGATTTTCCTTAAATACAAGGATACGGACTTCAGTTACACGGACTGCACCAGCTTTGCAATGATGGAGAGATTAAATATAGATACAGCATTTTCTTTTGACAGCCATTTTCAGACAATGAAATTTCAGGTGATGCCGTCGTTATAAAAAAAGGGGAACTAGACGAGAGAAAATTCGGGGAGCTATATTGAAACCAATGTATAAATTTATCGCATTAATCATAGTTGTGCTTTTCACTTTTCCAACTTTTGCCTCTGAAAACACTGTCTGGATTACCTCAGAAGGCGAGGCATATCTCAGTGAAGTTGAAACTCCAAAAGAGGTTATGGAAAGGGCAAAAAGGGATGCCCAAAACAAGGCAATAGAGCAGGCAGTCGGCGTATTCATAAAATCCCACACACTTGTCTCAAACAGTGAGCTTGCAGAAGACCTGATATATGCGGCAGTGAGGGGAAAGATTGAAAAGATTGAAATTATAAAAGAAGGATGGGATGAAAAAGACAGAAATCTTTATAAAGTAAACCTCAAAGCCCTTATCAAGCCTGTATATCCTGAGAAAGGCGAAGGCATGTCCTTAAAACTCTCCCTTTCAAAAACGGATCTGAAGGAAGACGATGAGGTTAAAATATTTTATCAGGCAGACACCGACTGCTATGTTTATATATTCTCTGTTGCCGCAGACGGCTCTGTGACATTACTGCTCCCTAATTCAACAAATCAGGACAATGGCATTAAAGCAGGAAAACCCTATACATTCCCAGGCGCAGGCAGTCTTCAGGCAAGATTTCTCCCTGATTACAAGGGTAAGACGGCAGAGGAAAAGATTAAGCTCATAGCCACAAGAAAAAAAGAGGATTTAATTTCTCTCGGCTTTCAGGAAGGGCTTTCTAAGGTTTACGATGCAAAGTCCACAGGCATGATAAGCGATTTGATAAAGAGGCTTAATCAGCTTGAGCCTGCGGACTGGACAGAGGCCGTGGCGGTTTATACGCTTACGAGGTAAAAAGCTTATGAGAAAAAACCTTATCCGTCTTGCTTTATGCCTTCTTTTAGTTTTCTCCTGCAATATAGTTTTTGCAAAAACCATCATCCTTGAGGGCAGGCTTGACAGCAGAATCAGTGTGACACAGCAGATGGGTTTCAGCGTTGACAAACCGCTTAATAAATTTATGTTCAGGTTTGCCCTGCCTGCCGCATTTTCAAATAAAGTCGTCTCACAGGATACAAAAACGCCTGATGTCAGATTTGACCCTGAGCCTTCAAAGGTTGATGATGAGGTTGATCCATTCGGCAACCGTTTTAAGTCAGTCACTTGGAATAACATTAACAAAGATGTGCGGGTCAATATAAACTTTGAGACGCACATAAAATCAGAACTCGCTGCAATGGAAAGCAAGGCGGCCTTCCCTTTAAAATCAATTCCCCAGAGTGAAGCAGTTTATCTTAAATCCACAAGGATGGTTCAGAGCGACAGCGCTGAAATAACGGCTTTGGCAAAAGAACTAATTTCAAAGGCATCTACAGAATACGAGGCTGTCACTGCTATTTTAAACCATGTCTCAGACAATGTTAAATATACCTACAATCCGCCTCAGTATGATGCGCTTTACACAATGAAGACAAAATCAGGCAACTGTCAGAATTATGCGCATATGAGCATAGCGCTCCTGAGGGCAGCCGGAATTCCTGCAAGGATTGTGGGGGGCATCAGCCTCAAACAGTCTTGGAAAATTCCGCTTGACGCCGATAATTATCTCGTGCAGAGCATCGGGCAAGGCGGGCATGCATGGATGGAGATCTACTTTCCTGACTTAGGCTGGCTGTCTTACGACCCCCAGCAGTCAAAGCAGTTTACTTCTTCACGGCACATCAAACAAACTCACGGGCTTGACTCCAATGACATAAATGATTCATGGAAGGCGTCTCCTTACCTGCCTGAGTATGATGAAAATATTGATGCAAAATTTTTAGCCGATGCAATTTCACTTACGCCGAAATTTTCCGACAGCGCTCCGAGAGCATATCTTTTCAGCAATAACTTGATTGCAAAGGCTGCGGCTCCGAAGGTTGAAGAAAAGCCGATACCGGCGGCAGAGGAAAAGCCCGCGCCCCCTGCTGTATCAAAACCGCCCGTGCCTGTTTTGCCGAAGGAGAAGAATCTGGAATTTGGCAACATGCAATTCCCAAATCTTGTTGATTTATATCAGGTCATAGGTGACAGGGGTGTAAGGATTATGGATAAAGAAACCGCTGAATACGTGACGTCTAAATATATTTATGCGCAGGCGTTTGATATTGACGAGAAACTCCAGATTAATGAGGTTTCCTTAGCCATGAGGAAATTCGGAGGAGACGGCACGGTTTACATTGACCTCGTATCTGACGACAATACCAGACCGAGCCTCAAAGGCATAAGGTCACAGCCCATGTTTCTTGATAACATCAAAAAAAGACGCGGCTACTATTGGGTGGATTTTCACTTCCCTGATAAAGTGGCCTTGGAAAAAGGCAGGTACTGGATTGTGTTCAGGCATTCAGGGGAAGCGATAATGAACTGGTTTTACATCCCGGGGAATCCTTTCGGCGACAGCGATGACACCCGTTCAACCTTAAAAGGCTACAAATGGGAAGACATACAGAATTATGATTTTGTATTTAAGGTAAAGGTAGAGAGGCTGTAAGCCAAAAGTGGAATCAATTATTGACTTATTCACATCAATATAGTAATATTATTAAATAATTTTACTACATATACCTCAAAATTATTAAGGAGCAGGCGATAATAGAAAAAATGAACCTATATCCAAGAAAGATACTACGGGAAATAAAAAAATACCTTTATGAGCCTGGCATAATAGTGCTTGTTGGTGCAAGGCAGGTTGGGAAAACATCAATACTTCATCTGGTTATTGAGGAGTTAAATAAACAAAAAGCAAACAAAAAACACGTGCATTATTTTGACCTTGAAGATTTCACAATACTTGAAATTCTGAATAAGGGGATAAAAGAGTTCATTGGTTTATTAAAGGCATCAGGGGCAGACATTGAGAAACAGAATTATATTTTTATTGATGAAATTCAGTACATGCAAAATCCTGCAAACTTTTTAAAATTGCTTAATGACAAACACAAGAATCTTAAACTGATTGTTTCAGGTTCATCTACACTTGAAATAAGGCGGAAATTTAAAGACTCCCTTGCAGGACGGAAGGTAGTGTTTGAGGTTTATCCCCTTGACTTCTACGAATTTCTAATATTTAAAAATGAAAAAAAACTCGCTGATGCTGTATTAAAAAGCAATATACGGCACTTTAAACCGGGTGATAAAATTGAAGAACTTCCTGCCAAATATTTCGCTTCTGAACTGGCGGGGTATTTTAGAGAATACGTAGTATTTGGCGGATACCCGAAGATTGCCCTTGAGGCAGAGCAGGAAAAGAAGGTGGCATATCTAATGGACATTTATAATTCTTATATAAAAAAGGACATAAAAGATATTATGAGGATTGATAATATCACGGCATTCAATAATCTTATTAAAGCCCTTTCATTACAGACGGGGGGGATGATAAACATTTCAGAACTGTGTACTACGGTAAAGATTGCGAGAGATACCCTTGAGAGGTATCTTTTCTTACTTGAAAACACCTTTGTTATAAAAACTATTACGCCTTTTTCAAATAATCCAAGGAAAGAAATCAGCAAGATGAAAAAAATCTATTTTGTGGATACCGGCCTTAGGAATATTGTAGTTAAAAATTTTCATGACCTTGAAAGCAGAACCGATTCAGGGGGGCTTCTTGAAAACACTGTATGCGGTAATATAATGAAAAACCTCCCGCCGCTTTCTGAACTTCACTTCTGGAGAACGCTTTCAAAAAACGAGGTTGATTTTGTACTTGTTGAAGATAATAAGCCAAAAGCAATAGAGGTCAAGAATTTCTCTTTCAAATCACCGCGTGTACCGACCGGGATAAGGCACTTTGAGAAAGATTATCAAACTGATATATCATTTGTGTTGAATAAGGATTTTTGGGGGGAATATAACAATGTGTATTTTTCCCCTGTGTGGCTGTGTTGAAAGGCTGCAAATAGGAAGACATACAGAATTATGATTTTGTATTTAAGATGAAAGCGGAGAGACTGTAACTCCAACCTGCGGCATGGAGGCAAGGGGCAGAAAAAGCTGTTAGAGCAATACGTTAAAACATGTCATACGGCAAATGAAAAATGTACAATTTATCTATTATAAACTTTTACCGCATGACATCTCAATAATAACTCATTGCATTTCTAAGAGATTTTTATGTCCCTTGCCTCCATGCTTATTTGGATAAAGCGTGAATAGGTAGCCGAAAAAGTTTTAGAGCAACACCCCTGCTGTCATGTTGCCTTTTAGTGTTTAGTCCTTCACGTAACGCCTTGAATTTTTGCAACATGACATTTAATAATTTTTGCCTGCCAGCAGGCAGGTTGCGTTCTAAAAATTTTAAGGGTATCTGTTCACGCTTCGTTTCAGCGTTTATTTTTTTCTCACCCGTGCGGCTTTGCAAGTATCTCAAGCACCTTCAGCTTTAGAAACCTCTTTGATGCTGCGGAGCGGATAACCATTACGGTATCAGCGCCTCGTGTCGTGCCTGCCGCCGCAATTACCTCCTCACCTTCAGGGATAAGACCGGCATCAGCCGCCATCATCACCATCTCACAGCATACCTTTGCCCCTTCGCCAAACCTCCTCAAAGTCTGCGCAATAAGAAGCGTCGGATAAACCCCGCTGAATTGCACTGCCAGGGCAGTCTCAAGGCTGTGGGTCAGTATTGTACCGGTATATATTTTTGCGCCAAGTGACTGGATTTTTTCTTTTACTGCATCAGATATCTCAGAATGATTCGGCTCTTTAAATCCGTGCGAATGTGTCACAACCACCAGATTTACGCCGCTGTCTTTTAACATCTCTGCAAACATCTGCCCTGTATCGCCGGAAGTCGTGGCAACAACCACATGTCTGAAAGCAGAATCCTTTACTGCGCCCCTTACAATATCAGCGCACTGCACAGTATTTTCAGGCCCTGCCTTTTCAAAATAAGTGACGGTCTTTTGCATATCATTATCCTCCTTAAAACACTTCTTGTTAGCAAACTTAAGGCATATATGCCCTCAAAACTTTAAGAAAACAACAGTGATTATTATCTGTCATGCTGCAAAAAGTTTTAAGTATTTGCTTCTAAATTATTTGTAAAAGGCAGCATGACGCAAAGGTGTTGCCTTAAAGTTTTTCACGCACATATGCCTTAAGCTAATTCCTTCATAGGATATTTTAACCATTTCGGAAATTCTATCAAGAAAAATTTTGCAGGCAGTTTCTTGTTGACTAATAAAAGTTTATTCTGCTATGCTTTGGACAGGCGATGGAGTTCGCTATTGACCGTCTCAAAGTTCCGGGACTGATGACTCCTACTTTATTGGTAAACTTTACTGATAAGGCAGGAGTTTTTTAGTTTCATGGAGGGTAACATATGGCAATAAGTTTTGCGCTCATCATACTTTTGGGGCTGTTTTCCGATTATCTGTTTAAGAGGCTGCGCCTTCCCGGGCTTATCGGGATGCTCCTTGCCGGCATATTTTTAGGGCCTTATGTATTTAATGTTATTGACCCCGCCCTGATAACAGTATCCGCGGATTTCAGGATGCTGGCCCTCGTAGTCATTCTCCTCAGGGCTGGATTTGCCGTAAAAAGAGATACTCTTAACAAAGTGGGCAGGCGTGCTGTAATAATGGGGTTCACGCCTGCCGTGTTTGAGGGCGCGGTGATTGCCCTTACAGCACCGATATTTTTCAGCATAAGTTTTTTTGAAGCCGCCCTGTTAGGCTCTGTCATTGCCGCCGTCTCACCGGCAGTCGTAGTGCCTTCAATGCTGAAATTTATTGAGGACCACCGCGGGACAAAAAAAGGCATCCCAACATTACTGCTCGCATCCTCGTCTTTGGACAATGTATTCGTGATAGTAATATTTTCAGCGCTCATCGGCATATACGAGGGGGAAAATACAAACATTTTTTTAAAACTTTTAGAAATACCGGTTTCCGTCGCTGTGGGCATTATCACCGGGGCTGTAATCGGATTTGCATTGTATAAACTTTTTGAAATATATAAGCCGAGGGCCACCAAAAAAACTTTGATTGTCATAGGAACCGCAGTACTACTCACCTGGCTTGAAAAAATCCTTAGACCTTTTGCACCGCTTTCAGCGATTTCCGGCATCATAGCAATAGGATTTATCATGCTTGAAAAATCCGAGCCCATCGCCCATGTGATATCCCTGAAACTCGGCAAGATATGGGTGTTTGCAGAAATACTTCTCTTCGTCATGGCCGGCGCACAGGTTGATATTAATACGGCATTGGAAGCAGGCCTGGCAGGCGCCGCGGTCATACTTTTGGGTTTACTGGCAAGGAGCGCCGGCACATATGTATCCCTCATAAAGAGCGGCTTAAATTCAAAAGAGAAGTTATTCTGTATTGTCTCATATATTCCAAAGGCAACGGTGCAGGCGGCAGTCGGCGCCGTGCCTCTTTCCATCGGGGTTAAATCAGGCGGTATAATCCTTGCCGTTGCAGTCTTATCAATTATTTTTACCGCACCGCTCGGCGCCATCGGGATGAATATTGCGGGAGAAAAGATATTCGGGAAAGATTAGTTTAGATTAGCAAAAGACTTCATATGGACACTGACAGAAAAATCATAGGACTGCACAGAAATGTGTTTTTCGCAGGACTCGTGAGCTTTTTCATGGACCTGAGCTCTGAGATGATATATCCCCTTGTCCCGATTTTTCTGAGCACTGTTTTAGGCGTCAATAAATCCGTAATCGGGCTTATTGAAGGAATCGCAGAAAGCACGGCAAGTCTTTTAAAGGTTTTCTCCGGATGGCTTTCAGACAGAATGGGCAAAAGAAAAGCCCTCATGATTGCAGGCTATGGGATTTCCGCATTAAGCAGACCCATAGTAGCGTTTTCAACCCTGTGGGGGCATGTGCTTGCATTCCGCTTTGTAGACAGGTTTGGCAAAGGTATAAGAGGCGCTCCGCGTGATGCAGTAATCGCTGAATCAACACCCATGACTGAGCTCGGGCGTTCATTCGGATTCCATAGGAGTATGGATACACTCGGCGCAGTTATAGGACCTGCAATGGCATTTCTCATCCTTTCCATTTTCACGGGAAACTTCAGGCTTGTCTTCTGGCTTTCAATGATACCGGCGATAATTGCGGTTTTGGTTATTGTCTTTTTGATTAAGGAAAAGGGTCAAGGATCCCAAGTGTCAGTGAAAAGTGACAGTGTCGGCAAAGAAAAACTGACACTAAAAACTGACACTAACTTGAATCCTGGAACCCTTGAACCCTTGAACCCTCATTCTTTTGACTGGCGGTTTAAACTTTTTGTCGCCGTCGCAACCCTGTTCGCCCTCGGCAATTCAAGCGATGTATTTCTGATTCTGAGAGCGGCAAATCTCGGCATTGAAGAGACTCAGATACCAATACTCTATCTTTCATTTAATCTCATCTACTCGCTTACCTCAGTGCCTGCCGGAATTTTCTCAGACAAGTTCGGAAAAAAGCGGGTCATACTTTTGGGTTTTATATTGTTCGGATTTGTTTATTATGGATTTACCGGGGCATCTCAGCAATGGCATATCTGGGCATTGTTTATGCTTTACGGTATATTCATGGGGCTTACCGAAGGCGTGCAAAAGGCATTCATCGGGACTATCATTCCGCAGAATATGAAGGCAACCGGCTACGGGATTTTTAACACCTTCACAGGGCTTGCAATGCTCCCTGCAAGCATCATAGGCGGATGGCTCTGGGATAACATCTCCCCTTCCGCAACTTTTTACTTCGGAGCGGTAACCGCAAGCGCAGCAACCCTGCTGTTCATAATATTGATCGGACTTGTAAAAACAAAGGGCTGAAGAGTATTTTGTTGAATTAAAAAATGTATTGCATTTTTTAATTCAGCGTTGTATAAATGCAATTAAGAACAGGTTTAAAATACGAACTTCGTATATTAAGTACTGCAAGTGGGGTCAGGTCTTTAATTTTACTATTTTGTCTTAAATATGCATAATATATCTCATGGCGAGACCGTTAAGAATAGAATACGATGGGGCTTTGTATCACATTACATCACGCGGTAATGAAAAAAAGCCCATCTATAAGGACGACACAGACCGCAATATCTTTCTTGATGCACTTCACAAGGTAAACAAGAGATACAACTGGATATGCCATGGTTATTGTCTGATGAATAACCATTACCATCTTATGATTGAAACCCCTGACGGCAATCTTTCAAAGGGAATGCGGCAGTTGAATGGCGTATATACTCAAATATTCAACAATAAACACAACCGCGTAGGTCATATATTCCAAGGCAGATACAAGGCGATACTTATACAGAAGGAAAATCATTTGCTTGAGGTATGCCGGTATGTAGTGTTAAACCCTGTACGTGCAAAGTCCGTAGAAGGCATTAAAGATTGGAAGTGGAGCAGTTACCACGCAACAGCAGGGATTGAAAAATCTCATTCTTGTTTGACAACAGACTGGATATTAGGTCAATTTGCACAGAAGAAGGGGGCAGCGGAGAAGAAATACAGGGAATTCGTAGAGGCCGGGACAGGGGAAAAAACAATATGGGAAGATATTAAGGGTCAGAGCATTCTCGGAAGTAATGAGTTTGTAGAAAATTTAATTGGATATGTAAAAGGACATGAGGACATTAAAGAAATACCAAAATGCCAGAGGCATATAAATAGACCTGCACTTAAAGAAATCTTTAATAAAGAAATATCGTTGAATAAAAAATATAGGAACAAACATATAAAAGAGGCTGTTAACAAATTTGGTTACACCCAAAAGGAAGTTGCAGATTCCCTCGGATTGTTTTATACAACAATTAGCAGAATTGTAAATGATAAACAGTAA from Nitrospirota bacterium harbors:
- a CDS encoding transposase, which codes for MARPLRIEYDGALYHITSRGNEKKPIYKDDTDRNIFLDALHKVNKRYNWICHGYCLMNNHYHLMIETPDGNLSKGMRQLNGVYTQIFNNKHNRVGHIFQGRYKAILIQKENHLLEVCRYVVLNPVRAKSVEGIKDWKWSSYHATAGIEKSHSCLTTDWILGQFAQKKGAAEKKYREFVEAGTGEKTIWEDIKGQSILGSNEFVENLIGYVKGHEDIKEIPKCQRHINRPALKEIFNKEISLNKKYRNKHIKEAVNKFGYTQKEVADSLGLFYTTISRIVNDKQ
- a CDS encoding MFS transporter, yielding MDTDRKIIGLHRNVFFAGLVSFFMDLSSEMIYPLVPIFLSTVLGVNKSVIGLIEGIAESTASLLKVFSGWLSDRMGKRKALMIAGYGISALSRPIVAFSTLWGHVLAFRFVDRFGKGIRGAPRDAVIAESTPMTELGRSFGFHRSMDTLGAVIGPAMAFLILSIFTGNFRLVFWLSMIPAIIAVLVIVFLIKEKGQGSQVSVKSDSVGKEKLTLKTDTNLNPGTLEPLNPHSFDWRFKLFVAVATLFALGNSSDVFLILRAANLGIEETQIPILYLSFNLIYSLTSVPAGIFSDKFGKKRVILLGFILFGFVYYGFTGASQQWHIWALFMLYGIFMGLTEGVQKAFIGTIIPQNMKATGYGIFNTFTGLAMLPASIIGGWLWDNISPSATFYFGAVTASAATLLFIILIGLVKTKG
- a CDS encoding transglutaminase domain-containing protein, coding for MRKNLIRLALCLLLVFSCNIVFAKTIILEGRLDSRISVTQQMGFSVDKPLNKFMFRFALPAAFSNKVVSQDTKTPDVRFDPEPSKVDDEVDPFGNRFKSVTWNNINKDVRVNINFETHIKSELAAMESKAAFPLKSIPQSEAVYLKSTRMVQSDSAEITALAKELISKASTEYEAVTAILNHVSDNVKYTYNPPQYDALYTMKTKSGNCQNYAHMSIALLRAAGIPARIVGGISLKQSWKIPLDADNYLVQSIGQGGHAWMEIYFPDLGWLSYDPQQSKQFTSSRHIKQTHGLDSNDINDSWKASPYLPEYDENIDAKFLADAISLTPKFSDSAPRAYLFSNNLIAKAAAPKVEEKPIPAAEEKPAPPAVSKPPVPVLPKEKNLEFGNMQFPNLVDLYQVIGDRGVRIMDKETAEYVTSKYIYAQAFDIDEKLQINEVSLAMRKFGGDGTVYIDLVSDDNTRPSLKGIRSQPMFLDNIKKRRGYYWVDFHFPDKVALEKGRYWIVFRHSGEAIMNWFYIPGNPFGDSDDTRSTLKGYKWEDIQNYDFVFKVKVERL
- a CDS encoding PIN domain-containing protein yields the protein MKRLFVDTGAWYALVDKNDPDHKNAEHFLRNNKIPLLTTNFVFDEAITLLRSRLGWNIAKEFGQRLKDSQFISLITVKDDDEENAWEIFLKYKDTDFSYTDCTSFAMMERLNIDTAFSFDSHFQTMKFQVMPSL
- a CDS encoding cation:proton antiporter, giving the protein MAISFALIILLGLFSDYLFKRLRLPGLIGMLLAGIFLGPYVFNVIDPALITVSADFRMLALVVILLRAGFAVKRDTLNKVGRRAVIMGFTPAVFEGAVIALTAPIFFSISFFEAALLGSVIAAVSPAVVVPSMLKFIEDHRGTKKGIPTLLLASSSLDNVFVIVIFSALIGIYEGENTNIFLKLLEIPVSVAVGIITGAVIGFALYKLFEIYKPRATKKTLIVIGTAVLLTWLEKILRPFAPLSAISGIIAIGFIMLEKSEPIAHVISLKLGKIWVFAEILLFVMAGAQVDINTALEAGLAGAAVILLGLLARSAGTYVSLIKSGLNSKEKLFCIVSYIPKATVQAAVGAVPLSIGVKSGGIILAVAVLSIIFTAPLGAIGMNIAGEKIFGKD
- a CDS encoding ATP-binding protein, producing MNLYPRKILREIKKYLYEPGIIVLVGARQVGKTSILHLVIEELNKQKANKKHVHYFDLEDFTILEILNKGIKEFIGLLKASGADIEKQNYIFIDEIQYMQNPANFLKLLNDKHKNLKLIVSGSSTLEIRRKFKDSLAGRKVVFEVYPLDFYEFLIFKNEKKLADAVLKSNIRHFKPGDKIEELPAKYFASELAGYFREYVVFGGYPKIALEAEQEKKVAYLMDIYNSYIKKDIKDIMRIDNITAFNNLIKALSLQTGGMINISELCTTVKIARDTLERYLFLLENTFVIKTITPFSNNPRKEISKMKKIYFVDTGLRNIVVKNFHDLESRTDSGGLLENTVCGNIMKNLPPLSELHFWRTLSKNEVDFVLVEDNKPKAIEVKNFSFKSPRVPTGIRHFEKDYQTDISFVLNKDFWGEYNNVYFSPVWLC
- a CDS encoding DUF4384 domain-containing protein, which translates into the protein MYKFIALIIVVLFTFPTFASENTVWITSEGEAYLSEVETPKEVMERAKRDAQNKAIEQAVGVFIKSHTLVSNSELAEDLIYAAVRGKIEKIEIIKEGWDEKDRNLYKVNLKALIKPVYPEKGEGMSLKLSLSKTDLKEDDEVKIFYQADTDCYVYIFSVAADGSVTLLLPNSTNQDNGIKAGKPYTFPGAGSLQARFLPDYKGKTAEEKIKLIATRKKEDLISLGFQEGLSKVYDAKSTGMISDLIKRLNQLEPADWTEAVAVYTLTR
- a CDS encoding four helix bundle protein, which translates into the protein MLAKYFEDLEIWQLSRNMTNAIYTLTKNERFAKDYGLTDQIRRASVSVMSNIAEGFERGGNQEFIQFLYIAKGSCGEARTQLYIALDQGYVDKEKFNELFNSFKKLSVMISNLIDHLKGSKFRGEKYKKPPVKSMREEMEEIERELGIKR